Below is a genomic region from Actinomadura sp. NAK00032.
CCCGCCGTGTGGCGGTCGCTGGCCAACACCGCCGACGGCGAGCTGTACGAGCTGGAGAACCAGATCCTCGACGAGGTCGTCGCCCGCGGCCGGCACATCGCGGTCGGCGCGTTCACCCGGCTCGGCCTCGCCGGCGGCCTCGGGCTCGCGGCGATCGTGCTGTCGCTGGTCATCGCGATCCGCGTGTCCCGCCGGCTGGTGCGCGAGTGCCGCACGCTCGCGGACGGCGTCGTGAACTTCACCACCGAGCGGCTGCCCAGGCTCGCCGCGCAGATCATCGCCGGGCGCCCCGCCGAACCGGAGCCGGAACCCGACATCGACTACCGGATCACCGAGGTCCGGCAGATCGCCGAGTCGTTCGACCGCGCCCGCGCGGCGGTGCTGGAGGCCGCCGAGGGCGAGGTCGCGGCGCGGCGCGGCATCAGCGAGGTGTTCGTCAACCTCGCGCGCCGCAACCAGGCGCTGCTGCACCGCCAGCTCAGCCTGCTCGACAGCATGGAGCGGCGTACCGAGGACCCGTCGGAGCTGTCGGACCTGTTCCGCCTCGACCATCTCGCGACCCGCATGCGGCGGCACGCCGAGGGCCTGGTCATCCTGGCCGGCAAGTCCGCCGGGCGCGGCTGGCGGCGGCCCGTCCCGCTGGTGGACGTGGTGCGCGGCGCCGTCGCCGAGGTCGAGGACTACCCGCGCGTCCGGGTGCAGCCGCTGCCGCGCATCGCGCTGCTCGGCTCCGCCGTCGCCGACGTCATCCACCTGCTCGCCGAGGTGGTGGAGAACGCCACCACGTTCTCGCCGCCGCAGTCGCCGGTGCGGGTCAGCGGGCAGCCGGTGCCGAGCGGGTTCGCGATCGAGATCGAGGACCGCGGGCTCGGCATGACCGAGGAGGCGCTGCGCGCCGCCAACGAGCGGCTCGCGAACCCGCCGGAGTTCGACCCGTCCGACAGCGCCCAGCTCGGCCTGTTCGTCGTGGCGCGGCTGGCGCAGCGGCACGACATCACGGTGACGCTCCGCCCGTCCCCGTACGGCGGGACGACCGCGATCGCGCTGATCCCCGGCGCCCTCATCGTCGAGCACGCCGACGCGGAACCGCCCGCGCGCCGCACCACCGGGCCGATGCGGGCGCTGCCGGAGCAGCCGGCGGCGCTGTCGGCGTCCGCGCGGCCGGCGGTCGAGGCCGGCGGCGTCGTCCGGCTGGTCGCCGAGCCGCAGCCGCCCGCCCCGCCCGCCCGGCCCGCGGCGCCGCCCCGGCCCGAGCCGCGGCCCGCCCCGCCGCCGGCGGCCGCGCCCGCCGAGGCGCCGCCGAAGGAGGGCGAGCTGCCCAAGCGCAGGCGGCAGACCCATCTCGCGCCCCAGCTCAAGCAGCGGGTGGACGAGCACCTCGCCGCCCAGGGCCAGGCCCCGCCCCCGGCGCCGCCGCCCGCGCCCGAGCCCGAGCCGGCCGGGGGGATGCCGCTGTCCGCGCCCGTCCCCATGGGCGAGCCCGCGC
It encodes:
- a CDS encoding nitrate- and nitrite sensing domain-containing protein; the encoded protein is MKARGFSSIRARIILLVLVPLLALASLWGFLTGITYGDAHQLLQSREFQQKTVLPTQRLINALQKERRLSMTELGGARADAGAMRTQRKSTDEAGEEFRAGVRDDGLRDSILPEVGRRMDQLSAKLNALPSLRRGVDERTGGRAHVLREYSELIDACYAIYSSTTPGDGSITASVRTLTSFGMAREFMSREDALLTGALAAGRITAAERTQFAKFVGAHHTMHEVNARDLPADGRARYEKLMSSPAFMQMMKLEDQVIAGAEPPQAAARRTRTSTTRGTGTQGTGTQGTRTQGTHGTAGTSATQAHGRQQQTRTARGVTVIEPAVWRSLANTADGELYELENQILDEVVARGRHIAVGAFTRLGLAGGLGLAAIVLSLVIAIRVSRRLVRECRTLADGVVNFTTERLPRLAAQIIAGRPAEPEPEPDIDYRITEVRQIAESFDRARAAVLEAAEGEVAARRGISEVFVNLARRNQALLHRQLSLLDSMERRTEDPSELSDLFRLDHLATRMRRHAEGLVILAGKSAGRGWRRPVPLVDVVRGAVAEVEDYPRVRVQPLPRIALLGSAVADVIHLLAEVVENATTFSPPQSPVRVSGQPVPSGFAIEIEDRGLGMTEEALRAANERLANPPEFDPSDSAQLGLFVVARLAQRHDITVTLRPSPYGGTTAIALIPGALIVEHADAEPPARRTTGPMRALPEQPAALSASARPAVEAGGVVRLVAEPQPPAPPARPAAPPRPEPRPAPPPAAAPAEAPPKEGELPKRRRQTHLAPQLKQRVDEHLAAQGQAPPPAPPPAPEPEPAGGMPLSAPVPMGEPAPPGGGTVPPDPAPDDDARSPEAMRSMMSAMQAGWRRGRQDAADAEARAEPNPGDRNPGDQEDDTP